One genomic region from Pseudanabaena sp. FACHB-2040 encodes:
- the gshB gene encoding glutathione synthase, protein MKFVFIIDPIERLDPGHDTSVALMEAAQQKGHEVWITQASLLSVIQGKAIALLQPVQLKPVQLVEGRWVAEPQWFEVGEAVHRPLEDMDAVFMRTDPPVTVPYLYATYILDHIDPSKTRVVNAPNGLRTANEKMYALQFTEAIPETIVSQNKQVIRDAVERWGAAVLKPLGGKAGEGILFLEGSDRNFNSMIEISTQQGKTPVMVQIYLPAAKEGDKRIIMLNGEPIGAVNRIPSGSEFRGNMAVGGRVAQVEITEREREICSQLAPTLRRDGLFLVGIDVIGGYLTEINVTSPTGIREIDRLDGVQLGHQVIEWVIQSKNTTLH, encoded by the coding sequence GTGAAATTTGTCTTTATTATTGATCCGATCGAGCGGCTGGATCCGGGGCACGACACCAGCGTTGCCCTGATGGAAGCGGCTCAGCAAAAGGGGCATGAAGTCTGGATTACCCAGGCATCGCTGCTCAGCGTAATTCAAGGAAAAGCGATCGCATTGCTGCAGCCCGTGCAGCTGAAGCCGGTGCAGCTGGTAGAAGGCCGTTGGGTCGCGGAGCCGCAGTGGTTTGAGGTTGGAGAAGCGGTGCATCGCCCCCTAGAGGACATGGATGCGGTCTTTATGCGAACTGACCCTCCCGTTACGGTGCCCTACCTCTACGCTACCTACATTCTCGATCACATTGATCCGTCTAAAACACGGGTTGTGAACGCGCCTAATGGTCTGCGAACGGCCAATGAGAAAATGTACGCCCTGCAGTTTACCGAGGCCATTCCCGAAACGATTGTCAGCCAGAACAAGCAGGTGATTCGAGACGCGGTAGAACGCTGGGGGGCAGCCGTGCTCAAGCCCCTAGGCGGCAAAGCCGGGGAAGGGATTTTGTTTTTGGAGGGTAGCGATCGCAACTTCAACTCCATGATTGAGATCAGCACCCAGCAGGGCAAAACACCCGTGATGGTGCAGATCTATCTGCCAGCCGCCAAAGAAGGTGACAAGCGCATCATCATGCTCAATGGCGAACCCATTGGAGCCGTCAACCGCATTCCTAGTGGCAGTGAGTTTCGCGGCAATATGGCAGTAGGCGGACGCGTCGCCCAGGTAGAAATTACCGAGCGCGAACGGGAAATCTGTAGTCAATTAGCCCCCACGCTCCGTCGAGATGGCCTATTTTTGGTAGGAATCGATGTGATTGGTGGCTATCTCACTGAGATCAACGTCACCAGCCCGACCGGCATCCGGGAAATCGACCGGCTAGACGGGGTCCAACTGGGCCACCAGGTCATTGAGTGGGTTATTCAGTCAAAAAACACTACGCTGCATTGA
- a CDS encoding glutathione S-transferase, whose amino-acid sequence MIQLYGHELSGNSYKVRLLLSLLDLEYEWIQVDLLKGEHKSSEFLTRNPFGQVPVLVNGDLTLADAQAILVYLARQYGGESWLPVDAVGLSQVVRWLSTAAGEVRQGPESARLYHLFKVTTISLERANQRAEFILTQLDQHLSQRHWLELNRPTIADVAVFPYVALAPDGQIDLAPYPHVQAWIERVKHLPGFISMRNIEAPSLV is encoded by the coding sequence ATGATCCAGCTCTATGGTCACGAACTCTCCGGCAACAGCTACAAAGTCCGACTCCTGCTCTCTCTGCTAGACCTAGAGTACGAGTGGATTCAGGTTGATTTGCTTAAAGGCGAGCATAAGTCTTCTGAGTTCCTGACCCGCAATCCCTTTGGTCAGGTGCCTGTGCTGGTAAATGGCGACCTGACTCTGGCCGACGCTCAAGCTATTTTGGTCTACTTAGCCCGCCAGTACGGCGGCGAATCTTGGCTACCAGTCGATGCAGTTGGCCTTAGCCAGGTAGTGCGCTGGCTCTCCACCGCTGCCGGAGAAGTTCGTCAGGGGCCAGAATCAGCCCGCCTATATCACCTGTTTAAGGTCACCACCATCAGCCTAGAGCGAGCCAACCAACGGGCCGAATTCATTCTCACCCAGCTAGACCAGCACCTAAGTCAGCGCCATTGGCTAGAGCTAAATCGCCCCACCATTGCCGATGTAGCCGTTTTCCCCTACGTGGCGCTCGCCCCCGACGGCCAAATCGATCTCGCCCCTTACCCCCACGTGCAAGCTTGGATTGAGCGAGTCAAGCACCTTCCCGGCTTCATCAGCATGCGCAACATAGAAGCGCCTTCCCTGGTCTAA
- a CDS encoding pyridoxamine 5'-phosphate oxidase family protein, with translation MPRKFTQIAFTPAVKAAQEQRGSRETYARFEKSGPDNDSVTPEIADFIARMDGFYLGTVGSNGYPYIQFRGGPPGFLKVLDDKTLGFADFKGNVQYVTVGNLGENDKAFLFLMDYRHRQRLKIWGSAHYLEGESEILNRLRLPGYNADVERAILFTVEAWNWNCPQHIPIRYSEAEVAALQARVAELEQQLADRE, from the coding sequence ATGCCTCGCAAATTCACCCAAATCGCCTTCACCCCCGCTGTCAAAGCAGCTCAGGAACAGCGCGGCTCGCGCGAGACGTATGCCCGCTTTGAGAAAAGTGGCCCTGACAACGACAGCGTCACGCCCGAAATTGCTGACTTTATTGCCCGTATGGACGGTTTTTATCTGGGCACCGTCGGCTCCAACGGCTATCCCTACATTCAGTTCCGGGGTGGCCCACCGGGCTTTCTCAAAGTGCTAGACGACAAGACGCTGGGCTTTGCTGACTTCAAAGGCAATGTTCAGTACGTTACCGTGGGCAATCTTGGGGAAAACGACAAAGCTTTTCTTTTTTTGATGGACTACCGCCATCGTCAGCGCCTCAAAATTTGGGGAAGCGCCCACTACCTTGAAGGCGAGAGCGAAATACTCAATCGATTAAGGCTGCCAGGTTACAACGCAGACGTGGAAAGAGCCATTCTATTTACGGTAGAAGCCTGGAACTGGAACTGTCCGCAGCACATTCCTATTCGCTACTCTGAGGCGGAAGTGGCTGCCCTACAGGCTAGAGTGGCAGAGCTAGAGCAGCAGCTTGCCGACCGAGAATGA
- a CDS encoding DUF2283 domain-containing protein, whose amino-acid sequence MKINFDSEVDALYLRLSDEQAVDSEAIETDIVYDYSIDNKVIGIELLRVTANLARLAVVPLPFKDLNQQYEFISFLETIADSELRSKLAFARQILQNQKAFLQRA is encoded by the coding sequence ATGAAGATTAACTTTGATTCAGAAGTTGATGCTCTTTATCTGCGTCTATCGGATGAGCAAGCTGTAGATTCAGAAGCCATCGAAACCGATATTGTTTATGACTATAGTATCGACAATAAGGTTATTGGCATTGAGCTTCTAAGGGTAACTGCTAATTTGGCCAGATTGGCAGTTGTTCCACTACCGTTCAAAGACTTGAATCAGCAGTATGAGTTTATTAGCTTTCTAGAAACTATTGCTGACTCTGAACTGCGGTCAAAACTAGCTTTTGCTCGCCAAATTCTGCAAAATCAAAAGGCCTTTCTCCAGAGAGCTTGA
- a CDS encoding TetR/AcrR family transcriptional regulator yields the protein MPKDTYVPCLLELFRQNGYDGATLSKISEATGLGKASLYHHFPGGKDEMVTVVLDYLQQGLKQHILQGMDSDEEPLVRLQRMCDRTATAYDNGNRPCLLATLLLGSARDAFQAQVQALLVMWRDAIATVLTEAGLDSQAAQERAEAALISIQGSLVLSQGLNDPSPFQRVIQRLPQELCREL from the coding sequence ATGCCTAAAGACACCTACGTTCCCTGCCTGCTGGAGCTGTTCCGGCAGAATGGCTATGACGGCGCAACCCTCTCTAAAATTTCTGAGGCGACTGGTCTAGGCAAGGCAAGCCTCTACCATCACTTCCCAGGCGGTAAAGATGAGATGGTGACGGTGGTGCTCGACTATTTGCAGCAGGGGCTGAAGCAGCACATTTTGCAAGGCATGGATAGTGATGAGGAACCTTTGGTAAGGCTGCAGCGAATGTGCGATCGCACCGCCACCGCTTACGACAATGGCAACCGTCCCTGTCTGCTGGCGACTTTGCTGCTGGGGTCAGCTAGGGATGCATTTCAGGCCCAGGTGCAGGCGCTATTGGTGATGTGGCGAGATGCGATCGCAACCGTCCTAACAGAAGCGGGGCTAGACTCGCAGGCCGCTCAAGAACGGGCCGAAGCTGCCCTGATCTCAATCCAGGGATCGCTGGTGCTCTCTCAGGGGCTCAATGACCCTTCTCCATTTCAGCGAGTCATCCAACGGCTTCCCCAAGAACTGTGCCGCGAGCTGTGA
- a CDS encoding GH116 family glycosyl hydrolase — translation MTENTSSQIPPYTWQRPIGLGWEHPYIVRYASNLDDGPWHGAPLGGFGAGCIGRSPRGDFNLWHLDGGEHTFQTFPACQFSVFEQTADGQTQAHALCTEPPQDDSLSTWQWYPGSSGGAGEQGGRGAGGQMGTTGTTPPTHSPLTGTYHALYPRSWFVYENVFRAKLTCEQFSPIWAHNYQEASYPVAVFEWTAQNPTDQPLTISILLSWQNMVGWFTNTEKSAEIKQRDDGSPYYDYVPAITQSAGNFNSRVQAGDFIGCLMDGAWSESGADPGEGDGQFCIATVASAGVDISYHTCWNPVGDGAEIWQQFSQSGELGNVADEHPAAEGEQVGCAIALRFTLQPGETRQVPFVLAWDLPVTEFAAGVAAYRRYTDFFGTSGGNAWDIARDALRHYQSWQQQIVAWQQPILDRADLPDWLKMALFNELYDLTSGGTLWSAATEADPVGQFGVLECIDYRWYESLDVRLYGGFATLMLWPELEKAILRAFARAIPTADARQRIIGYYYTIGADDTMAARKLRGATPHDLGAPNEHPWVKTNYTSYQDCNQWKDLPSDFVIQVYRAFKLTGETDFEFLAECWPSVVEALKYLKLFDKDSDGIPENGGAPDQTFDDWRLKGISAYCGGLWLAALESAIAIGETLTAQNLAPGTVPILLTQYRRWLESGLNTYHRKLWNGRFYQLDTGSGSAVVMADQLCGQFCAQQLGLPDLVSPDCTRSALEAIYDACFVKFNQYAQTQVKPQNQKFAGAQVGTFSAATLGLPIGAANGVLPDGSPEDPDSTHQLEIWTGINFGLATFLAQQGMTKEALEITEAVVRQIYGYGLQFRTPEALTALGTYRACHYLRPLAIWGLLLEL, via the coding sequence ATGACTGAAAACACCTCTTCCCAAATTCCGCCCTACACCTGGCAGCGCCCCATTGGCCTCGGCTGGGAACATCCCTACATCGTTCGCTACGCCAGCAACCTAGACGACGGCCCCTGGCACGGCGCACCTCTGGGCGGCTTTGGCGCAGGCTGTATCGGCCGCTCCCCTCGCGGCGACTTCAACCTCTGGCACCTCGACGGCGGCGAACACACCTTCCAGACCTTTCCCGCCTGCCAGTTCAGCGTGTTTGAGCAGACCGCCGATGGGCAAACTCAAGCACATGCCCTGTGTACCGAACCCCCCCAAGATGACAGCCTTTCCACCTGGCAGTGGTATCCAGGTTCCAGCGGGGGAGCAGGGGAGCAGGGGGGCCGGGGAGCGGGGGGACAAATGGGTACAACCGGCACCACCCCACCCACCCATTCACCCCTCACCGGTACCTACCATGCCCTCTACCCCCGCAGCTGGTTTGTCTACGAAAACGTCTTTCGAGCAAAGCTGACCTGCGAGCAGTTCTCCCCAATCTGGGCGCACAACTACCAGGAAGCAAGCTATCCTGTTGCCGTGTTTGAGTGGACGGCGCAGAACCCGACGGATCAGCCGCTGACGATCAGCATTCTCCTGAGCTGGCAGAACATGGTGGGCTGGTTTACCAACACCGAAAAATCTGCCGAAATCAAGCAGCGGGACGATGGTAGCCCCTACTACGACTACGTTCCGGCGATTACGCAGAGTGCTGGAAATTTCAACAGCCGGGTGCAGGCAGGGGATTTTATCGGCTGCCTGATGGATGGAGCCTGGTCAGAATCGGGGGCAGACCCAGGAGAGGGAGACGGGCAGTTTTGTATTGCCACTGTTGCCTCTGCAGGCGTTGACATCTCCTACCACACCTGCTGGAACCCGGTGGGAGATGGGGCAGAAATTTGGCAGCAGTTCTCTCAATCTGGTGAGTTGGGCAATGTTGCGGATGAGCATCCGGCAGCAGAAGGGGAACAGGTGGGGTGTGCGATCGCACTGCGCTTTACCCTCCAACCCGGCGAAACCCGCCAAGTTCCCTTTGTGCTGGCTTGGGATCTGCCGGTCACAGAATTTGCGGCTGGCGTGGCGGCCTACCGCCGCTATACCGACTTCTTTGGCACCAGCGGCGGCAACGCCTGGGACATTGCTCGCGATGCGCTCAGGCATTACCAAAGCTGGCAGCAGCAGATTGTGGCCTGGCAGCAGCCGATTTTGGATCGCGCCGATCTGCCCGACTGGCTAAAGATGGCCCTGTTTAACGAGCTGTACGACTTGACTAGCGGCGGCACCCTCTGGTCAGCTGCGACTGAAGCCGATCCCGTGGGTCAGTTTGGTGTGTTGGAGTGCATCGACTACCGCTGGTACGAAAGCCTGGACGTGCGGCTCTATGGCGGCTTCGCCACGCTAATGCTGTGGCCGGAGCTGGAGAAGGCTATTCTGCGGGCTTTTGCCAGAGCCATTCCCACAGCAGACGCTCGGCAGCGCATCATCGGCTACTACTACACCATCGGCGCAGACGACACGATGGCGGCCCGCAAGCTGCGAGGAGCCACCCCCCACGATTTGGGTGCGCCCAACGAGCACCCCTGGGTCAAGACTAACTACACCAGCTACCAAGACTGCAACCAGTGGAAAGACCTGCCCAGCGACTTTGTGATTCAGGTTTATCGCGCCTTTAAGCTCACAGGCGAAACTGACTTTGAATTTCTAGCCGAGTGCTGGCCCTCGGTGGTCGAAGCTCTGAAATACCTGAAGCTGTTTGATAAAGACAGCGACGGCATTCCTGAAAATGGCGGTGCCCCCGACCAAACCTTTGATGACTGGCGACTCAAGGGCATCAGCGCCTACTGCGGCGGGCTGTGGCTGGCGGCATTGGAAAGTGCGATCGCAATCGGCGAAACCCTCACCGCCCAAAATCTTGCTCCCGGCACTGTGCCCATTCTCCTGACCCAGTATCGCCGCTGGTTGGAGAGCGGCCTCAATACCTACCACCGCAAGCTCTGGAATGGGCGGTTCTACCAACTCGATACCGGCAGCGGCTCGGCAGTGGTGATGGCCGATCAGCTCTGTGGCCAGTTTTGCGCTCAGCAGCTTGGCCTGCCCGATCTAGTTTCGCCCGACTGCACCCGCTCGGCATTAGAAGCCATCTACGACGCCTGCTTCGTCAAGTTCAACCAATACGCCCAGACCCAGGTAAAGCCCCAGAACCAAAAGTTTGCCGGAGCCCAAGTCGGTACCTTTAGCGCGGCCACGCTGGGCCTGCCCATTGGCGCAGCCAACGGTGTGCTCCCCGACGGTTCGCCCGAAGATCCCGACAGTACGCACCAGCTAGAAATTTGGACAGGCATTAACTTTGGCCTAGCGACGTTTCTGGCTCAGCAGGGCATGACGAAAGAAGCGCTCGAAATAACCGAAGCGGTGGTGCGCCAGATTTATGGCTACGGCCTCCAGTTCCGGACGCCGGAAGCGCTGACTGCACTGGGCACCTATCGTGCCTGCCACTATCTACGACCGCTAGCGATTTGGGGGCTGCTGCTGGAGCTGTAA
- a CDS encoding antibiotic biosynthesis monooxygenase, which produces MCDSQVSGSITVVISEIVKPGRIQEYEAWTTGINQDAKQFDGFLGIEIIRPRDHDYPEYVVIVKFDTYAHLRDWLTSSTYQAWMDKSYGLISARSHQQLPSGLELWFTLPKSQVKAAGQPPYYKKVVLGVLAVYPLILLSNALLGRFLAEMPALLALLLSVVFVSALLTYPVMPWLTKNLAFWLYPNPL; this is translated from the coding sequence GTGTGCGATTCACAGGTGTCTGGCTCAATTACAGTGGTGATCTCAGAAATTGTGAAGCCAGGCCGCATTCAGGAATATGAGGCTTGGACAACAGGTATCAATCAAGATGCCAAGCAGTTTGATGGCTTCTTAGGAATAGAGATCATTCGGCCTCGCGACCACGACTATCCTGAATACGTGGTGATTGTGAAGTTCGATACCTATGCTCACCTGAGAGATTGGCTAACGTCCTCCACCTATCAAGCCTGGATGGACAAGTCCTACGGGCTGATTTCTGCTAGAAGCCACCAGCAGTTGCCCAGTGGCCTGGAGCTGTGGTTTACGCTGCCCAAGTCGCAGGTCAAAGCCGCTGGTCAACCGCCTTACTACAAGAAAGTGGTGCTGGGTGTGCTGGCGGTCTATCCCCTCATTCTGCTGTCGAATGCGCTGCTGGGGCGGTTTCTAGCTGAGATGCCGGCTTTGCTGGCACTATTGCTTTCGGTCGTGTTTGTGTCGGCGTTGCTGACTTACCCAGTCATGCCCTGGCTCACCAAGAACCTGGCGTTTTGGCTATACCCTAACCCGTTATAG
- a CDS encoding microbial rhodopsin family protein, translated as MAQTWLWIGVISMALGSVFFGFGAHNAKNEAWSRLYTLNFFICLIASALYLAMALGQGQSTVYERPTAWARYITWSLSTPLLILVLGFLGRSRVSLLGSLLGANAFMIATGFVAAFSPDPISYIWYVVSCVAYLAIVYMLLVPYQRDAVRQRPRNQKSFTHLVAVHLILWTGYPIVWILAPSGIDTFGQGYETMFYTLLDIASKVGFGFLSLNTFGKIERAGEVSTNPAAQPSLR; from the coding sequence ATGGCGCAAACTTGGCTTTGGATCGGAGTCATTAGTATGGCTCTGGGTTCGGTTTTCTTCGGCTTTGGTGCCCACAACGCCAAAAACGAAGCCTGGAGCAGACTCTACACGCTCAACTTTTTCATTTGCCTGATCGCCAGCGCCCTGTATCTGGCAATGGCTTTGGGACAGGGCCAAAGCACTGTCTACGAACGCCCCACGGCCTGGGCCCGCTACATCACTTGGTCGCTCTCTACGCCTTTGCTCATCCTGGTACTGGGCTTTTTGGGGCGTTCGCGGGTTTCCCTGCTCGGCAGCCTGCTGGGGGCTAACGCCTTCATGATCGCCACCGGCTTTGTCGCCGCCTTTTCTCCCGACCCGATCAGCTACATCTGGTATGTAGTGAGCTGTGTGGCTTATCTGGCAATTGTCTACATGCTGCTGGTGCCTTACCAAAGAGACGCTGTGCGGCAGCGCCCCCGCAACCAAAAATCTTTCACTCATTTAGTCGCCGTGCACCTGATTTTATGGACGGGCTACCCCATCGTCTGGATCTTGGCTCCTAGCGGTATCGATACTTTCGGTCAGGGCTATGAAACAATGTTCTACACCCTGCTTGATATTGCCTCTAAGGTCGGATTTGGCTTTCTCTCCCTCAATACTTTCGGCAAGATAGAGCGGGCTGGGGAAGTCAGCACCAATCCCGCCGCGCAGCCCTCTTTGCGCTAG
- a CDS encoding NUDIX domain-containing protein: MTVPVVLSGGKLGASRPLTLTFETVAMGKKSAGLLMYRHRHGELEFFLIHPGGPYWHNKDWHAWSIPKGEIDPGEDAFAAAKREFWEETGLTPEGSFQPLTTVKQSGGKVVMAWAFEGDCDPAGVKSNSFSLEWPPRSGQFQNFPEVDRAAWFSLEEAKERIIKAQAAFLEELAVHLQKASSSKD; the protein is encoded by the coding sequence TTGACTGTACCGGTAGTGCTGTCAGGTGGTAAGTTAGGCGCATCTCGCCCTCTCACTTTGACCTTTGAAACCGTTGCGATGGGCAAAAAAAGCGCGGGGCTTTTGATGTACCGGCATCGGCACGGTGAACTAGAGTTTTTTCTGATTCATCCCGGTGGCCCCTACTGGCACAACAAAGATTGGCATGCCTGGTCGATTCCCAAAGGGGAGATTGACCCTGGCGAGGATGCGTTTGCGGCAGCTAAGCGAGAATTTTGGGAGGAAACCGGTCTGACTCCAGAAGGGTCGTTTCAGCCGCTGACAACGGTGAAGCAGTCGGGCGGCAAGGTTGTGATGGCTTGGGCCTTTGAGGGCGACTGCGACCCGGCTGGCGTCAAGAGCAACAGCTTTTCCTTGGAGTGGCCGCCCCGTTCCGGTCAGTTTCAAAACTTCCCAGAGGTTGACCGGGCTGCCTGGTTCTCTCTAGAAGAGGCGAAAGAGAGAATTATCAAGGCGCAAGCTGCTTTTTTGGAAGAATTGGCTGTTCACCTCCAAAAAGCATCTTCTTCTAAAGATTAG
- a CDS encoding CTP synthase — MTKFVFVTGGVVSSIGKGIVAASLGRLLKSRNYSVSILKLDPYINVDPGTMSPFQHGEVFVTEDGAETDLDLGHYERFTDTAMSRLNSVTTGSIYQAVINKERRGDYQGGTVQVIPHITNEIKERVHRVARNTNPDVVITEIGGTVGDIESLPFLEAIRQFRKDVDRGDVLYLHVTLMPWISSAGELKTKPTQHSVKELRSIGIQPDILVCRCERPLPQNIKEKVSGFCDVPVECVVTSQDASSIYEVPLNLEAEGLAHQVLKILQLEQRQPELSQWKSLVDGLYSSTRPVEIALVGKYVSLNDAYLSVVEALRHGAIAHQADLKVRWINSEDIEAHGPEKYLDGVDGIVVPGGFGIRGVDGKIRTIEYVRQRRIPFLGLCLGMQCSVIEWARNTAHLNQANSSEFHEDTPNPVISLLPEQQDVVDLGGTMRLGLYPCRLKPDTLASRLYNDEVVYERHRHRYEFNNAYRNLFVESGYEISGTSPDGRLVEIIELPGHPFFIASQFHPEFQSRPSAPHPLFLGLIGAAVKHESGAEASLSEAVL; from the coding sequence ATGACTAAGTTTGTATTTGTGACGGGTGGCGTGGTTTCGAGTATTGGTAAGGGCATTGTGGCGGCGAGCTTGGGGCGGTTGCTGAAGTCGCGCAACTACTCTGTCTCAATTCTCAAGCTCGATCCCTATATCAACGTCGATCCGGGCACGATGAGCCCCTTTCAGCATGGCGAGGTGTTTGTCACTGAAGACGGGGCCGAGACTGACCTGGATCTGGGCCACTACGAGCGCTTTACCGATACGGCCATGTCGCGGCTTAACAGCGTCACCACCGGATCGATTTATCAGGCGGTGATTAATAAGGAGCGGCGGGGCGACTATCAGGGCGGCACGGTGCAGGTGATTCCCCACATCACCAATGAGATCAAGGAGCGGGTGCATAGAGTGGCCCGCAACACCAACCCTGACGTGGTGATTACCGAGATTGGCGGCACCGTAGGCGATATTGAGTCGCTGCCCTTTCTAGAGGCGATTCGCCAGTTCCGTAAGGACGTGGATCGAGGCGATGTGCTCTATCTGCACGTGACGCTGATGCCCTGGATCTCTTCTGCCGGAGAACTCAAGACCAAGCCGACCCAGCACTCGGTCAAAGAACTGCGTTCCATCGGTATTCAGCCCGACATTTTGGTGTGCCGCTGCGAGCGCCCGCTGCCGCAAAACATTAAGGAAAAGGTGTCTGGTTTTTGCGACGTGCCGGTGGAGTGCGTGGTGACCTCTCAAGATGCCAGCAGCATTTACGAGGTGCCGCTTAACCTGGAAGCAGAAGGGTTAGCCCACCAGGTTCTAAAGATTTTGCAGCTAGAGCAGCGCCAGCCTGAACTGAGCCAGTGGAAATCTCTGGTGGACGGTCTCTACAGCTCGACCCGCCCGGTGGAAATTGCCCTTGTCGGTAAGTATGTCAGCCTTAATGATGCTTATCTGTCGGTGGTGGAGGCGCTGCGGCATGGTGCGATCGCACATCAAGCAGATCTCAAAGTTCGCTGGATTAATTCCGAAGATATTGAAGCCCACGGCCCCGAAAAGTACCTTGATGGGGTCGATGGCATCGTCGTGCCCGGCGGTTTTGGCATTCGCGGTGTAGACGGCAAAATTCGCACCATTGAATACGTGCGGCAGCGGCGCATTCCCTTCCTGGGGCTGTGCCTGGGAATGCAGTGCTCGGTAATTGAGTGGGCTAGAAACACGGCCCATCTAAACCAGGCCAACAGCTCCGAATTTCACGAAGACACGCCCAACCCAGTAATTAGCCTGCTGCCCGAACAGCAGGACGTAGTAGATCTGGGCGGCACCATGCGGCTAGGTCTCTACCCCTGCCGCCTCAAGCCCGACACCCTCGCCAGCCGTCTCTACAACGATGAAGTAGTCTACGAGCGGCATCGCCATCGCTACGAGTTTAACAACGCCTACCGCAACCTCTTTGTCGAATCGGGCTATGAGATCAGCGGCACCTCCCCTGATGGCAGGCTGGTAGAGATTATCGAGCTGCCCGGCCACCCGTTCTTCATTGCCAGCCAGTTTCACCCTGAGTTTCAGTCTCGCCCCAGTGCGCCTCACCCGCTGTTCTTGGGCCTGATCGGCGCGGCAGTGAAGCACGAGAGCGGGGCTGAAGCGTCTCTCAGCGAAGCGGTTTTGTAG
- a CDS encoding mechanosensitive ion channel family protein: MLNNDLLELWGSPVGAYGGAIATLLIGLAAINILRQVVLSRMKRWASRTATDLDDRLISIIEVPAIWLLYLGVLFLSIQDLILQPSFPSLLGQVIPVLCLVLGTVLGIHLVSSILEYLFRFYWVTYRNDLFMEQTLKALIPALKVVVWTVGIIFLLDNLGLDVSAAVTSLGIGGVALALASQGILADVFGYFAILFDRPFDIGDFISLGSVSGTVESVGLKTTRLRASGGEELIIPNTDMTKARIQNFGRMQRRRVVLSIKVSYTTPPEKLETIPPLIQQIIEATDQVSFDRAHFLGHGEYSLNYEAVYFVETSDHNIYMNAQQAINLAVSLSLQQQGIELALPFPREPATPARLDDPNSPHHHESRSYSSIAKSSPTAF; the protein is encoded by the coding sequence ATGTTGAACAATGACTTGCTTGAGCTATGGGGCAGCCCGGTTGGAGCCTACGGGGGTGCGATCGCAACCCTGCTGATCGGCCTCGCTGCTATCAATATTCTGCGCCAGGTAGTGCTAAGCCGAATGAAGCGCTGGGCCAGCCGCACCGCCACCGACCTCGACGACCGCCTGATCAGCATTATCGAAGTGCCCGCCATCTGGCTGCTGTACTTGGGCGTCTTGTTCCTCAGCATTCAAGATTTGATTCTGCAGCCGAGCTTTCCAAGCTTACTGGGCCAAGTCATTCCAGTCCTCTGCCTGGTTCTAGGCACAGTGCTAGGGATCCATCTAGTCAGTTCGATTCTGGAGTACCTGTTCCGGTTCTACTGGGTGACCTACCGCAACGACCTCTTTATGGAGCAGACCCTAAAGGCGCTAATTCCAGCCCTAAAAGTCGTCGTCTGGACTGTCGGCATCATCTTTCTGCTAGACAACCTAGGCCTAGATGTCTCAGCCGCCGTGACCAGTCTAGGCATTGGTGGGGTCGCTCTGGCCCTAGCTTCTCAAGGAATTCTGGCCGACGTGTTTGGCTACTTCGCCATCTTATTTGATCGCCCTTTTGACATTGGTGATTTCATCAGCCTGGGCAGCGTTTCCGGCACCGTCGAGAGCGTGGGCCTCAAAACCACCCGCCTTCGTGCCTCAGGAGGAGAAGAACTGATCATTCCTAACACCGATATGACCAAGGCTCGCATTCAAAATTTCGGGCGGATGCAGCGGCGGCGGGTCGTTCTCAGCATAAAAGTGTCCTACACCACGCCACCGGAAAAGCTAGAAACCATTCCACCTCTAATTCAGCAAATCATCGAAGCCACAGACCAGGTTTCTTTTGACCGAGCCCACTTCCTCGGCCACGGTGAATACAGCCTCAACTACGAAGCGGTTTACTTCGTTGAAACAAGCGATCACAACATTTATATGAATGCCCAACAGGCGATCAATTTAGCAGTCAGTCTGAGCTTGCAGCAGCAGGGGATCGAGCTTGCCCTACCCTTTCCTAGGGAGCCAGCTACCCCAGCAAGATTAGATGACCCAAATTCACCACATCATCATGAAAGTAGAAGTTATTCAAGTATTGCAAAATCTTCACCCACAGCGTTTTAG